Proteins from a genomic interval of Papaver somniferum cultivar HN1 chromosome 4, ASM357369v1, whole genome shotgun sequence:
- the LOC113271677 gene encoding centromere protein F-like yields the protein MEPERFNYVGSFEDDLEPISSDTESCKGNFEDDYEPISSDTESCKGNFEDDYEPISSDAESLNSEKTTLFVEKTQLLCDIESLKSEKTTLFVERTQLLCDIESLKSEKTVVVTDICSLNKRKIVLETDTESDKRKKSELGREVELCSKEKGKLQSDVESLKKETTKQRNGIEIMNSKKNVLEKDIESLDGEKNKLESELELMNREKAISAHFCLAELELELDKFTRRLNPKIWKLVTFACCTIK from the exons ATGGAGCCGGAG AGATTTAACTATGTGGGTAGTTTTGAGGATGATCTTGAGCCAATTTCCAGTGATACTGAATCATGTAAGGGTAATTTTGAGGATGATTATGAACCAATTTCCAGTGATACTGAATCATGTAAGGGTAATTTTGAGGATGATTATGAACCAATTTCCAGTGATGCTGAATCACTTAACAGTGAGAAGACTACACTCTTTGTAGAAAAGACTCAACTTTTATGTGATATCGAATCACTTAAAAGTGAGAAGACTACACTCTTTGTAGAAAGGACTCAACTTTTATGTGATATCGAATCACTTAAAAGTGAGAAGACTGTAGTGGTTACTGATATTTGTTCGCTCAATAAGAGGAAGATTGTCTTGGAAACTGATACTGAATCAGATAAAAGGAAGAAGAGTGAATTGGGAAGGGAAGTTGAGTTGTGCAGCAAAGAGAAGGGAAAATTGCAAAGTGATGTTGAGTCACTTAAGAAAGAGACGACTAAACAGAGAAATGGAATTGagattatgaactcaaagaaGAATGTACTTGAAAAGGATATCGAATCACTCGACGGCGAAAAGAACAAACTAGAAAGTGAATTAGAATTGATGAACAGGGAGAAGGCTATCTCGGCTCACTTTTGCTTAGCTGAATTAGAATTAGAATTAGATAAATTCACTAGACGACTAAACCCCAAAATCTGGAAGTTGGTCACTTTTGCTTGCTGTACGATTAAGTGA
- the LOC113271676 gene encoding histone H4-like, with product MSGRGKGGKGLGKGGAKRHRKVLRDNIQGITKPAIRRLARRGGVKRISGLIYEETRGVLKIFLENVIRDAVTYTEHARRKTVTALTGFVIDAYRKIVLKIFLENVIHDTVTYTEHARRKTVTAMDVVYALKRQG from the exons ATGTCAGGAAGAGGAAAAGGAGGAAAGGGTTTGGGAAAGGGAGGAGCAAAGAGACACAGGAAGGTATTGAGAGACAATATCCAGGGAATCACAAAGCCAGCAATCAGAAGATTAGCAAGGAGAGGTGGAGTGAAACGTATCAGCGGATTGATTTATGAAGAGACTCGTGGTGTTCTTAAGATCTTTCTGGAGAATGTGATCCGTGATGCTGTTACTTACACTGAGCATGCTAGGAGGAAGACTGTCACTGCT CTTACTGGTTTTGTGATTGATGCATATAGAAAAATTGTTCTTAAGATCTTTCTTGAGAATGTGATTCATGATACTGTTACATACACTGAACATGCTAGAAGAAAGACTGTTACTGCTATGGATGTTGTCTATGCTCTCAAGAGACAAGGATGA